GGCGACTTTTGAAGCCCCTTTAACTGCCGCACCGCCTAGAATAGCGCCACCAGACACCGCACGCTCCCACGGTTCTAAGCGCCTGCCTGTAAGAGGGTCGTATCCTGTGGCAGCTTCGATACCGGCTTTTAGATTACCGACGACAGGCACGAAATCAACGACGGCTGAAAGACTGGCCGCGGGGTTCTCTGTGACATAATTATACGCACTTGATGCCGCATTGCCAACCGTATCGACTGCTTTTTCCACCGTGTCAGCCACAGCCGAGACTGTTTTCGACCACCACGATTTGTCCTCTTCTACTTCTTCCAAGGCTTGCTGTTCAGCTAAGCGAGCTTCCTCGGCTTCAATGGCTGCTCGTTCAGCTTCGAGGATCGCCAGTTCTTCCTCCCGTGGATCAGCGGTTGATTTAATCTCTGTTGAGCGCTCTTGTAACACCTCAGTCAGTTTACTGTGCGTGGGTAAGTAATGGAGTTGGTCGACTGAAAAATCTTTAACGCTGAGATGTCCGCCACCCATGGCTTCATGCATTTCCATCACGTACTTACCTAATGTCTTCAAGTTGTCCTTGATAGACTGTAACGAGACGGTACCCGTGTGGTCGAATTGCAACACTTTGTCAACAACGGAATTGGCTTCCTTTTTGGCCACATGAATGGCCTGTTGCACATCGCTATCATCAATAAGAGGGATAGAGATAATATCTTGAATGCTTCTTAGCGATCATTTGCCGAATCTGTTAATGACATGGCCGTTTGACTGACCCGATCAAGCCCGTCTTGGACGTCGTTTTCTATAAACGCTTGATCGATAAATCCGCCTGGTGCTGGTTCCACAAAGTCTAAAGATTGTTTGATCTGCTGGAGGATGTGTTCGTAATCTTCTGAGAACAGTCTTAATAATTGAACAAAAGGGATGTGGCACGTGGCATAAAAATCGCGAATAGCTTGTCCGCCTTGACCTCTAAATTCAGCTTCTAAGTTCACAAAATTAGTAAGTGCGATTTCCATCTCGCGCAGTTGATCTTCTTTCTCGTGTAGCGCCTGAATGGTGATATCAATCGCTTCATGAACCTTATCTACATCTAATTGTTTCGTAGTCATAGAATAGACGCTCGCTTTCTATTAAAATATGTAGTCTTCTCTACATAATAATGGAAAGGGGGCACAGGTTAAATAAGGAAAAAGATAGATTTTTATTTAAAGTAGATCGCGGAAATAAAGAAGTCTTAGGTCTTGTCGCACTCATTTAAACAACTTTCGAATGGCCCGGCCGGTTATTTTTCCGGTGGCTCGACGGGCGACGCGCTTGCCGATAGTACCTCGTTTAACTGCATTGATATCGTTAGAAATGCGCAAAAGCTTATATAAGCTAGATTTAATACTCATTCGTGATCCCTCGTTTCTTTTCGTATTTTTTAACGCTTATAAAGGATAGTCGCGAGGT
The DNA window shown above is from Salipaludibacillus agaradhaerens and carries:
- a CDS encoding HNH/endonuclease VII fold putative polymorphic toxin codes for the protein MQQAIHVAKKEANSVVDKVLQFDHTGTVSLQSIKDNLKTLGKYVMEMHEAMGGGHLSVKDFSVDQLHYLPTHSKLTEVLQERSTEIKSTADPREEELAILEAERAAIEAEEARLAEQQALEEVEEDKSWWSKTVSAVADTVEKAVDTVGNAASSAYNYVTENPAASLSAVVDFVPVVGNLKAGIEAATGYDPLTGRRLEPWERAVSGGAILGGAAVKGASKVAKFAKNADNVGDVAKGTSNLPSRKGAFNKAKRDTNIPRSQQPQKVEKVPMRNADYEGGHVIKDSKGNVIMTREYHYTNNRGEKIIVQDHSAGHQKGGQGPHFNVRPADKPRTGKVENTKDHYPF
- a CDS encoding T7SS effector LXG polymorphic toxin translates to MTTKQLDVDKVHEAIDITIQALHEKEDQLREMEIALTNFVNLEAEFRGQGGQAIRDFYATCHIPFVQLLRLFSEDYEHILQQIKQSLDFVEPAPGGFIDQAFIENDVQDGLDRVSQTAMSLTDSANDR